The Spirochaetaceae bacterium DNA window GGAGCTGTTTCAGGACCTGCAGCGGCGCATCGGCATGGCGGTGATGCTGATCACGCACGACCTGGGCGTGGTGGCGGAGACCGCCGGGCGCGTGGCGGTGATGTACGCCGGCAGCGTGGTGGAGCATGCCGCGGTCGACGAGCTGTTCGCGCGTCCCGGCCACCCCTACACCCAGGGGCTGCTGCGTTCGCTCCCGCAGCGCGGCCGCGATGCGCGCAAGAGCCGCCTGTTCACGGTCCCCGGCTCGGTCCCGGATCTGCTCGACCTGGAGCCGGGTTGCAAGTTCTTCGCACGCTGCCCGCACGCCGTTGCCGACGTCTGCCTGGGCAGCGAGCCGCCGCTGGAACCGGCCGGCGCGGGCCACCTGGTGCGCTGCCGCCGCATCGACGCGCTCGCCGCGCAGGAGCGGTCCGCATGAGCGAACATGCCCGGCCGCCGGCACGCGCGGCGCCGCGGCGGCGGGAAACGGCTGCCGGCCGCGACGCCGAGTTCCTGGCCGTTCGCGGTCTGCGCAAGTATTTCCCGGTCAGGAAGGGCATCTTCCTGCGCCGGGTGGGCGAGGTAAAGGCAGTCGACGGCGTGAGCTTCGCGGTCGACCGCGGCACCACGCTGGGGCTGGTCGGCGAGTCGGGCTGCGGCAAGACCACGACGGCACGAGTGATCGTGCACCTGGAGCAACCCGATTCAGGGCGCGTGATCGTCGACGGCACCGATACCGACGGCCTCGCCGGAGCCGAACTGCGGCGGTTTCGGACCGTGGCCCAGATGATCTTCCAGGATCCCTATTCGTCGCTCAATCCGCACCACTCGGCGCGCCGCATCCTGGGGGAGCCGCTGCTGGTGCACGGCCTGTGCAAGCGGGCGGATCTCCGCGAGCGGGTGGCGGCGATCCTGGACCGGGTGAACCTGTCCGCCGACTTCGCCGACCGCTACCCGCACGAGCTGTCCGGCGGCCAGCGGCAACGCTTGGGAATTGCCCGTGCCATCGCCTTGGAGCCGCGCCTGATCGTGTGTGACGAGCCGGTGTCGGCGCTTGACGTGTCGATCCGATCGCAGATCCTCAACCTGCTGCTCGACCTGCAGGAGGAACTGGAGCTCACCAGCCTGTTCGTGGCCCACGACCTGTCGGTGATCGAGCACGTCAGCGACGTCATCGCGGTGATGTATCTCGGCAAGATCGTCGAAACCGCTCCTACCGACCGGTTCTTTGCCGGTACCCTGCATCCGTACAGCGAGGCGCTGCTGTCGGCGGTGCCGGTGCCGGACCCGCGGGTGCGGAAGAAGCGCATGGTGCTCGCCGGCGACGTGCCGAGTCCGCTGGCGCCGCCGAGCGGCTGCCGGTTCCGGACCCGCTGTCCGCTGGCCGACCGCCGCTGCGCCGAGGAGGAGCCGCCGCTGCGCGAAGTGGCGCCGCGGCACCTCCTGGCCTGCCATCACCGCGGCTGACCGCCGTGCGGGGAGCTACCGGGGGGACCGGCGGCGGCGAGGCGTGCACCGACCCCGGCTTGTTCGGCGAGCGACGCCCAAGTTCGAGTCGCGCACCCCGGACAGGGCCACGCACGCCGGATCGCCGCACACGATGGCGCAGATTCCCGGTCTTTCATTGTAGTGTTCCGGGGTAGGTTGCGCGGAGGTTTGTGATGGTGATCAGTGCGGTTCGCAGCAGGGCGGTGTCGTTGCCGCTGGCGCCGGTGCCCTACTCGACCGAGCGCGGCGGCACCAAGCGGGG harbors:
- a CDS encoding ATP-binding cassette domain-containing protein, producing the protein MSEHARPPARAAPRRRETAAGRDAEFLAVRGLRKYFPVRKGIFLRRVGEVKAVDGVSFAVDRGTTLGLVGESGCGKTTTARVIVHLEQPDSGRVIVDGTDTDGLAGAELRRFRTVAQMIFQDPYSSLNPHHSARRILGEPLLVHGLCKRADLRERVAAILDRVNLSADFADRYPHELSGGQRQRLGIARAIALEPRLIVCDEPVSALDVSIRSQILNLLLDLQEELELTSLFVAHDLSVIEHVSDVIAVMYLGKIVETAPTDRFFAGTLHPYSEALLSAVPVPDPRVRKKRMVLAGDVPSPLAPPSGCRFRTRCPLADRRCAEEEPPLREVAPRHLLACHHRG